In Leptolyngbya sp. O-77, the genomic window CCATCAGCCCAATCAGCAGAATCAGCGCCAGCGGCACCGTAAAACCCACCACCAGGTTCAGGAAATCGCCTAGAATCGGCGGAAAATCGTTGAATGGGTTGATTTGCTTAGGAATTCGCGTCAAAAAGGCGATCGCCCAACTGGCGATCGTAAACGACAGCCAGATCGTCGTAGCCAGCGGAATGACGACCAGTAGACCTGCGATCAGGTCGTTTTTCAAATCCTGTTTGAAGCGTTGAAGAACGGACAACCCAGTATCTCCCTGATAAACAAGCTGAGATAAACAAGCCCAGTGCGGATGAGCGGGTGAACAAGCGTCTGTAAAAAAGTATCTGAATCTACAATCTAGCAGGTTAAGGCGGGGTTATCAGTGCTGCCTCTAGGGGAGCCTATTTTAGGGGATTGCTCTGGGAGACTGCTGCCCTAGTTAGCAGGTTACTTTATTTGTACGATTTGTAAAGAATTATTTCAAGTTTCAGGGCTACATTTGCCGTTTCTCAGGGGAGATGCAGGAGCAGCGATCGCCCGTTCCAAGCGAGTTATACCGAGTTATATCCTTGGCGAAGGGCGATCGCCCGACTCGACTGCTTCCGGCTGCTGCATGGCTGCATCCACCCTAGATTTGGCGAATCCTGACTCAGCTTGCGGGGGGGCTGCCGCGTGCTGCAATTCCCACACCTTGAGCAAAATCAGGTATTCGTAAAAGGCTTGCAGAACGCACCAGGTAAACCCTGGCCCACCATCCCGCCAGCCCCCCAACCCAACGTACATATAGAGAAACCGCAGCAGCGGACGGCCGGGCAGGCGGTGAGAAAGGTCTTTTAGGGCGCGGCGACGCTCGACCTCCGAAGCACCCCAAAAGAGCGATCGCCAGTTGACGGTTCCCTGCTGCAACTGCCGCAGGGTTTCGGCCGCTTCGTCTGAGGAATAGCGGTTGTGCTTGTCAATCCAGCGGCTAAAGCCCTTGCTGCACGTGTAGTGGGGATAGGTTTCCTGCAAAAAGCCCGTGGGCCCGTTGCAGACCTCGCGCTCGGCGTGGCCGTAGTCGTCAAACCAGACCTTGCCGTGGCGCAGCAGCCGGAGCTGATAGCGGGGATACTGCGTGCTGCGGCGAATCCAGCGGTTCATAAACATGACCCGCTCCGCGACGTAGTAGCCCACCCGCTCGTCAGACTGAATCACCCGGCAGCACTCCTGAAACAGCGCCGGAGTCATCCGCTCATCTGCCTCCAGGATGTAAATCCAGGGATGCTTGGGCGGAATGGACTCTAGCATCCAGGTGCGCTGTTTGCCGTGGCTCTCGAAGGCATGCTGCACAATCCGAACGGGATGGCGCTCGGCAAATCCAGCGGCGATTTCTAAAGTGCGATCGCTACTACAGGAATCCACCACCACCACGTCGTCCGATAGCAGCGCCGACTCCAGACAGGCTGCGATGTCGATCTCTTCGTTGTAGGTGAGGATGTAAATCGAAAACATCAAGACGCTTCGCTGCAAAACCGCTAATCCAGCGATTTTAGCCCCGTCCAGCCAATAATGATGTAGCCCACGGCCAGCACCAGGCTGCCCAGCCCAATTCGCAGCCCCGACTTGATGGATTCTGTGCGAGCTGTGGATTGAGCATCTTCCTTGCGAGTGCGGATTTCAGTCTGTCCCCGCGAGCGGAGTTCTTGCACGCGCTCCTGCAAAAACGGCTCCAGCCGCTCTGGATTTTGCTTAAACTCCCGAATTTGGTTCGCCTGCTCCTGGTTAATCTGGTTTGCCCGCACCGCCTGCTCGATCTGCTCGTCGCTGGCGTTGAGCAGTTGAGCAATCTGGGCCCGCTGCTGCTGCAATGCGGTCGCCAGACTTTGATCTAGCCGTCCTTCGGCCTGCTCGGCTTCTTGGTTGATTTGCTCTTGGGCCGCCGCATTGTTGAGCCGCAGGTTGTTGAGATGTAGGGGGAACAGCAGCACATAAATGAGACCCAAAAGGCTGGCTAACAGTAGCGCCCAAAATCGCAGATCTCGCGTCCGCCCCGGTCGCCGCTCATCGAGCGTTCCGGTTGCATGGTCAATCCAATATCCTGCAAACAGCAGCGCTAACCCCACCAGCGGCACGATGCCCCGATCGACGAATTGGGTCGTAAAAGCAAGCTGCCATTGGCGATCGAGCAGTCGATAGGGAATCGGCAGAATAAAGAAGTCGATCAGCGCGGAGAGCGTGATAATGATTCCGACTGTTTTCAGAATGCGGGAAGCCAGCGGAGCAGTGATGCGGCCAGCAGGTTTAATCGATGTCATAACGGTAATTTCGATTTGTTGGGATTCACAAGATTAGGGGTGAACAAAAACAAACCCGCCCGCATCAGCCTATCGTGAGGGTTCACAGGTCGGTTTCATCGGTCGGTTTTACAGGTGAGTCTCACAGGTGAATTTTACAGGTCGGTTCATACAGGTCGGTTCATACAAGACACAGGTAAATCAGCCGTTGCAGTTTCGCGCTTGTCATTCTCAAACTGGCCATTCTCGGAATCTTTAGGGATAGCGATATTCAGCGACTTTCAGCGACATTTAGAGACAAAGACAAGGTTGATCGCGTTGCTCAGAGACAGCGACCCGCTGGAGACGGCAGTTACTTAAAGAGACGGCATCTCAGAGACGGCATTGGACAAGCGCGATCGCGCTTGAGGATCGAACTTCGTCAAAGCTTGGGAAAGCGAAGCCTTAGGAAAAATGAGATGCTTTTGCACAGGTGTCCATCGGTCAATTAAACACCAAACAGGATGCAAGTCTGAAAAAAAATAGCGGTTCTATCGTGCTTTTCGACTTGTGCCGATACGCTTGTCGGAGTGGTGACATGCTGTGGTGTAAGTGAGGGACGCATGACTCAACAGGTAACTCGACAGGTTGAAGTATTGCCAGACGTGGCAGGCATTGTGAATCGGGCGCTGGCGCTAATTTTGGAGCGGGCCGAAGCGGCGATCGCCCAGCGGGGAACCTTCTCGATTGCGCTGTCGGGCGGCAGCACGCCCAAGCCGCTATACGAGGCGATCGCCCAGCAGCCCCTCCCGTGGGACAAAATCCAGGTCTTTTGGGGCGACGAGCGCTACGTCCCGCCCGACCATCCCGACAGCAACGAAGGCATGGCCCGCCGCGCTTGGCTCGACCAGGTGCCCATTCCCGCTGCAAATATCCACCCAATGGACACAACGCCTGCCGACCCAGCCGTCGCCGCCGACCTCTATGAACAGCATTTGCAGCGGGTCTTTCAGCTTGCACCCGGAGACTTTCCCACGTTAGACGTGGTGCTGCTGGGCATCGGCGACGACGGCCACACCGCCTCGCTGTTTCCCCACACCGATGCGCTCACAGTGGGCGATCGCCTGATCACCGTTGGCAACAAAGACGGCCAGCCCCCGCATCACCTTCACCGCCCCCCTGATCAACCATGCCCGCTGCGTCATCTTCCTCGTCGCCGGAGCCAACAAACGCCCCGCCCTCACCCAAATCTTCGCCCCCCAAGGCGATGCTGACACCTACCCCGCCCGCCTGATCCAACCCGCAGGCGAACTCTGGTGGCTGCTCGACCAAACCGCCAGCGTCCCCGTCCCCTAGGGGCTGTCATCAATTGTCTGCTCAACATCAGGTTTCTTAGAAGGTTCAGC contains:
- a CDS encoding glycosyltransferase family 2 protein, translating into MFSIYILTYNEEIDIAACLESALLSDDVVVVDSCSSDRTLEIAAGFAERHPVRIVQHAFESHGKQRTWMLESIPPKHPWIYILEADERMTPALFQECCRVIQSDERVGYYVAERVMFMNRWIRRSTQYPRYQLRLLRHGKVWFDDYGHAEREVCNGPTGFLQETYPHYTCSKGFSRWIDKHNRYSSDEAAETLRQLQQGTVNWRSLFWGASEVERRRALKDLSHRLPGRPLLRFLYMYVGLGGWRDGGPGFTWCVLQAFYEYLILLKVWELQHAAAPPQAESGFAKSRVDAAMQQPEAVESGDRPSPRI
- a CDS encoding HpsJ family protein produces the protein MTSIKPAGRITAPLASRILKTVGIIITLSALIDFFILPIPYRLLDRQWQLAFTTQFVDRGIVPLVGLALLFAGYWIDHATGTLDERRPGRTRDLRFWALLLASLLGLIYVLLFPLHLNNLRLNNAAAQEQINQEAEQAEGRLDQSLATALQQQRAQIAQLLNASDEQIEQAVRANQINQEQANQIREFKQNPERLEPFLQERVQELRSRGQTEIRTRKEDAQSTARTESIKSGLRIGLGSLVLAVGYIIIGWTGLKSLD